One genomic segment of Gemmatimonadota bacterium includes these proteins:
- a CDS encoding chemotaxis protein CheW translates to MAERAGVGGLVVRVAGTRWFIPVTGVIEVLREAVVARVPGTPPAVRGMVNHRGRVLTVADPIRALGLSGDTGGEVDVVVVDAGGHRFAVAVDGVVELAAEPRTGLATLDLDQVATAIFA, encoded by the coding sequence ATGGCTGAGCGGGCGGGGGTAGGCGGGCTGGTTGTCCGGGTCGCCGGCACCCGCTGGTTCATCCCGGTCACCGGCGTGATCGAGGTCCTCCGCGAGGCGGTCGTGGCGCGGGTCCCGGGCACCCCGCCGGCCGTCCGGGGGATGGTCAATCACCGCGGCCGGGTGCTGACCGTGGCCGACCCTATCCGGGCATTGGGGCTGTCGGGCGATACTGGGGGAGAGGTCGACGTGGTCGTCGTGGACGCCGGGGGACACCGCTTTGCGGTGGCCGTCGACGGGGTCGTGGAGCTGGCCGCCGAGCCGCGCACGGGCCTTGCAACGTTGGACCTCGACCAGGTCGCGACCGCGATCTTTGCCTGA
- a CDS encoding response regulator, whose product MAHRVLICDDAIFMRTMIADILTGAGYDVVGEAESGLQAVERYKALLPDIVTMDIVMPDMGGIDAVRAIVTAHPDAKILMCSAMGQQALVVEAIQAGAKDFVVKPFQPARVLEAVQRVMAG is encoded by the coding sequence GTGGCCCATCGGGTGCTCATCTGCGACGACGCGATCTTCATGCGAACCATGATCGCCGACATTCTCACCGGGGCCGGCTATGACGTCGTCGGCGAGGCCGAAAGCGGCTTGCAGGCCGTCGAGCGGTACAAGGCGCTCCTCCCCGACATCGTGACCATGGACATCGTCATGCCGGACATGGGCGGAATCGACGCCGTCCGGGCGATCGTCACGGCCCACCCCGACGCCAAGATCCTGATGTGCTCCGCCATGGGGCAGCAGGCGCTCGTGGTCGAGGCGATTCAGGCCGGCGCCAAGGACTTCGTCGTCAAGCCGTTCCAGCCGGCCCGCGTCCTCGAGGCCGTCCAGCGCGTTATGGCGGGATGA
- a CDS encoding tetratricopeptide repeat protein, producing the protein MATPEGPEAARIAALRRRLGAASPATLTNFAWFAARRGSHAAAIEAVREAVAQPGAPRAAWQTLERLVTGRNDGLLLAPASATRHPPVDISGGASALAAAVAAHREGALAVAETCYLAAVSVSHLAAAASDGLAVLHEQRHEQDAATSAWHRAIAGGAPWATHNHALALLRRGDVPAARRAIAQALTASAPTAALYALAGYAALLDGAAADALQSLEVAVELEHDLARAHFTLGLAHDRLGHPAAALAATRRGLLLSPWYLPQVWLLTPVPGSLPVELPAGSERPGASDGTDEVLLALGRSLLETGHLGESLAVFDQVLVRDPAQPAALFHRGVVLAKLRRYDEALADWEAVDRTDPESPLGAMSRRHARSARQLAALFAARAG; encoded by the coding sequence ATGGCCACCCCCGAGGGTCCGGAAGCGGCGCGCATCGCGGCGCTGCGCCGACGCCTCGGCGCGGCCTCTCCCGCGACGCTCACCAACTTCGCCTGGTTTGCGGCCCGTCGCGGCAGCCACGCGGCGGCGATCGAGGCCGTGCGGGAGGCCGTGGCGCAACCCGGCGCACCACGTGCGGCGTGGCAGACGCTCGAACGGCTGGTCACGGGCCGGAACGATGGGCTCCTCCTCGCCCCGGCCAGCGCGACCCGGCACCCGCCGGTCGACATCTCCGGCGGGGCATCGGCATTGGCGGCCGCCGTCGCGGCGCACCGCGAAGGCGCCCTCGCCGTCGCGGAGACCTGCTACCTCGCCGCCGTCTCCGTCTCGCATCTCGCGGCGGCCGCGTCCGACGGGCTGGCGGTGCTCCACGAACAACGCCACGAGCAGGACGCCGCGACCAGTGCGTGGCACCGTGCCATCGCGGGCGGTGCCCCGTGGGCCACGCACAATCATGCGCTTGCCCTCTTGCGGCGCGGCGACGTGCCAGCCGCGCGTCGCGCGATCGCGCAGGCGTTGACGGCAAGTGCACCCACGGCGGCGCTGTATGCCCTCGCGGGCTACGCGGCACTCCTCGACGGTGCGGCCGCCGATGCCCTGCAGTCGCTTGAAGTCGCCGTGGAACTCGAGCACGATCTGGCCCGCGCGCACTTCACCCTCGGCCTCGCGCATGACAGGCTCGGTCACCCCGCGGCCGCGCTCGCCGCGACGCGTCGTGGGCTGCTGCTCTCGCCGTGGTACCTGCCGCAGGTATGGCTGTTGACGCCGGTGCCCGGCAGTCTCCCGGTCGAGCTCCCGGCGGGGAGCGAGCGTCCCGGCGCGTCCGACGGCACCGACGAGGTGCTGCTGGCGCTTGGTCGTTCACTGCTCGAGACCGGACATCTGGGCGAATCGCTCGCCGTCTTCGATCAAGTGCTGGTGCGCGATCCGGCACAACCCGCGGCCCTCTTCCACCGCGGCGTCGTGCTGGCCAAGCTGCGCCGATACGATGAAGCGCTGGCGGACTGGGAGGCGGTGGACCGCACCGATCCGGAGAGCCCGCTCGGCGCGATGTCTCGCCGCCACGCCCGTTCCGCACGTCAACTCGCCGCGCTCTTTGCCGCGCGGGCGGGCTGA
- a CDS encoding YggS family pyridoxal phosphate-dependent enzyme has product MPEPGLTGRIAAIRGVIAEQQQAAGWTHPVRIVAVTKTHGPETIRAAAAAGLDAVGENRVQEALPKMEATADLTVEWHLIGGLQRNKARQAVGKFALIHSVDRADLAAELDRRAESGAVQPVLVQVNCSAEPQKGGVEPADLAALLDAMRAMPRLRVDGLMTMAEFTDDETVQRRTFALLRTLRDQMQAEGHRLPELSMGMSGDYPAAVAEGATMLRLGSILFGPRPQP; this is encoded by the coding sequence GCAGCAGGCCGCCGGCTGGACCCACCCGGTGCGGATAGTGGCGGTGACCAAGACGCACGGTCCGGAGACCATCCGGGCCGCCGCGGCCGCCGGATTGGACGCCGTCGGCGAGAACCGGGTCCAGGAGGCCCTCCCCAAGATGGAGGCGACCGCCGACCTCACCGTCGAGTGGCACCTGATCGGGGGACTCCAGCGGAACAAGGCGCGGCAGGCGGTCGGGAAGTTCGCGCTGATCCACTCCGTGGACCGCGCCGACCTGGCCGCCGAGCTCGACCGCCGCGCCGAGTCAGGCGCCGTGCAGCCGGTCCTGGTGCAGGTGAACTGTTCCGCCGAGCCGCAGAAGGGCGGGGTGGAACCGGCCGACCTCGCAGCGCTGCTCGACGCGATGCGCGCAATGCCGCGCCTCCGGGTCGATGGCCTGATGACGATGGCCGAGTTCACCGACGACGAAACCGTGCAGCGACGGACCTTTGCCCTGCTGCGCACGCTGCGAGACCAGATGCAGGCCGAGGGTCACCGGCTCCCCGAGTTGTCGATGGGGATGTCGGGGGACTACCCGGCCGCCGTGGCAGAGGGAGCAACGATGCTTCGCCTCGGATCGATTCTTTTCGGGCCTCGGCCCCAACCCTGA
- the lspA gene encoding signal peptidase II translates to MPRSADRRVPFWGVLAVTVLLDRITKMIAESRLVWGDAPIPVIGDFTRWRLVYNTGAAFGLHLGSYSRWAFMLIACVAVVVLYKMWREADVADRFRQLALAFVAGGAVGNLIDRVLSARGVVDFIDMGIGEGLRWPTYNVADIAVTCGALALAISLWREDARRAPAPTA, encoded by the coding sequence ATGCCAAGAAGCGCTGATCGCCGGGTCCCGTTCTGGGGCGTGCTCGCCGTCACCGTGCTGCTCGACCGGATCACCAAGATGATCGCGGAGAGCCGTCTGGTGTGGGGCGACGCGCCCATCCCGGTCATCGGGGACTTCACCCGGTGGCGGCTGGTGTACAACACCGGCGCCGCCTTCGGCCTCCACCTCGGCAGTTACTCGCGCTGGGCCTTCATGCTGATCGCCTGCGTGGCCGTCGTCGTGCTGTACAAAATGTGGCGGGAGGCCGACGTGGCCGACCGCTTTCGTCAGCTCGCCCTCGCCTTCGTGGCGGGCGGCGCCGTCGGCAACCTCATCGACCGGGTCCTCTCGGCACGCGGGGTCGTCGACTTCATCGACATGGGGATCGGCGAAGGCTTGCGCTGGCCGACCTACAATGTCGCCGACATCGCTGTCACCTGCGGGGCGCTCGCCCTCGCGATTTCTCTCTGGCGCGAGGATGCGCGGCGCGCTCCCGCGCCGACCGCCTAG
- a CDS encoding TraR/DksA C4-type zinc finger protein gives MTKTQLKHLEGRLLEERARVMKELGYYDEQFNNTLQGADGDLSSYSLHMADQGTDAMEREKQFLMASKEGRYLWHLNEALRRLYNSPANFGKCHQCGALIDFERLDALPHARLCISCKEKEEDAKKR, from the coding sequence GTGACCAAGACCCAGCTCAAGCATCTCGAGGGGCGGCTCCTGGAGGAGCGCGCGCGCGTCATGAAGGAACTCGGCTACTACGACGAGCAGTTCAACAACACGCTGCAGGGCGCCGACGGCGACCTCTCGTCGTATTCGCTCCACATGGCCGATCAGGGCACCGATGCCATGGAACGCGAGAAGCAGTTCCTGATGGCCTCCAAGGAAGGCCGCTACCTGTGGCACCTCAACGAGGCGCTCCGCCGGCTGTACAACAGCCCCGCGAATTTCGGCAAGTGCCATCAGTGCGGCGCGCTGATCGACTTCGAGCGGCTCGACGCGCTGCCCCACGCCCGGCTCTGCATCTCCTGCAAGGAGAAGGAAGAGGATGCCAAGAAGCGCTGA
- a CDS encoding RluA family pseudouridine synthase, protein MEFSVVPVQAERLDRYLADQLQLSRTVAARIVAAGHIRCGAKVLRASHLLARGDVVTVDIPETEEPRRITPNPIELTVIHEDEDLAVIDKPAGLVVHPAPGHWDDTLVNALVARGTTLAGGAEGRPGIVHRLDRDTSGLLIVSKTDLAHRRLGQMIAARRVSRVYAAMVWGHLDEEKVIIEAPLARHPKDRKRMSIQADGRAARTDAFPIVRLGPVSIVRLELHTGRTHQIRVHLESIGHPIVGDPVYPGGGAKRITGVGKAKAKELEALAPRQALHAALLAFRHPSSGVPLELRSAWPADLWPLLQAAGAGDLTMPREEVLDAIGFFGSDG, encoded by the coding sequence GTGGAATTCTCCGTCGTCCCAGTGCAGGCAGAGCGGCTCGACCGCTATCTCGCCGATCAGTTGCAACTCTCGCGCACCGTGGCAGCGCGCATAGTCGCCGCCGGCCACATTCGCTGCGGCGCCAAGGTGCTCCGCGCATCGCACCTCCTGGCGCGCGGCGACGTCGTCACCGTCGACATTCCCGAGACCGAGGAACCGCGGCGGATCACGCCGAATCCGATCGAGCTGACGGTCATCCACGAAGACGAGGACCTCGCCGTCATCGACAAGCCGGCGGGCCTCGTCGTGCATCCTGCCCCCGGGCACTGGGATGACACGCTGGTGAACGCCCTTGTGGCCCGGGGCACCACGCTCGCCGGTGGTGCCGAGGGGCGGCCCGGCATCGTGCACCGGCTCGACCGCGACACCAGTGGACTGCTGATTGTTTCCAAGACGGACCTGGCACACCGTCGACTCGGGCAGATGATTGCCGCTCGGCGCGTCTCGCGGGTGTACGCCGCCATGGTCTGGGGCCACCTCGACGAGGAGAAGGTGATCATCGAGGCGCCGCTGGCACGGCACCCGAAGGACCGGAAGCGGATGTCGATCCAGGCCGATGGGCGGGCCGCGCGGACCGACGCCTTCCCGATCGTCCGGCTCGGGCCGGTCTCGATTGTCCGGCTCGAGCTGCACACCGGCCGAACTCACCAGATCCGCGTCCACCTCGAGTCGATCGGGCACCCCATCGTGGGCGACCCGGTCTACCCCGGCGGTGGCGCCAAGCGAATCACCGGGGTGGGGAAGGCCAAGGCGAAGGAACTCGAAGCCCTGGCCCCCCGGCAGGCACTTCACGCCGCCCTTCTCGCGTTCCGCCACCCGAGCAGCGGGGTGCCGCTGGAGCTGCGTTCGGCCTGGCCCGCTGACCTCTGGCCCCTGCTGCAGGCCGCCGGCGCCGGGGACCTGACGATGCCGCGGGAAGAGGTCCTGGACGCGATTGGCTTCTTCGGGTCGGATGGCTGA
- a CDS encoding chemotaxis protein CheC — MTNPNDLDTLRRDGLREVATIGAGHAATALSQLTDRRIMISVPQVRRVNFGEVPAMVSLFGDHVAVVAMRMLGDLTGRSLLVFGEADATRLCDLILRRPIGPQRALGELEQSGLKEVGNIVCSAYLTALSNFMGMMLLPSVPSLTIGRTADAIAATVDPNESRSDLVFCVDTAFRAEGAEAPLTGAFLLMPDQASIQAILEAIRLD; from the coding sequence ATGACGAATCCCAATGACCTCGACACTCTCCGGCGCGATGGGCTGCGCGAGGTGGCCACGATCGGCGCGGGGCATGCCGCGACGGCGTTGTCGCAGCTCACCGATCGGCGGATCATGATCTCGGTGCCGCAAGTGCGGCGCGTGAACTTCGGCGAAGTGCCGGCGATGGTGTCGCTCTTTGGCGACCATGTCGCCGTGGTGGCGATGCGGATGCTGGGCGACCTCACCGGGCGCTCGCTGCTGGTCTTCGGCGAGGCCGATGCGACGCGACTCTGCGACTTGATCCTCCGCCGTCCGATCGGTCCGCAACGCGCCCTCGGCGAACTCGAGCAGTCCGGGCTCAAGGAGGTCGGCAACATCGTCTGCTCGGCCTACCTGACCGCGCTGTCGAACTTCATGGGGATGATGCTGCTCCCCTCCGTGCCCTCGTTGACGATCGGTCGGACTGCCGACGCCATCGCGGCGACCGTCGATCCGAACGAGTCGCGATCGGACCTGGTCTTCTGTGTCGACACAGCCTTCCGCGCGGAAGGCGCGGAGGCGCCGCTGACCGGTGCGTTTCTGTTGATGCCTGACCAGGCCTCGATCCAGGCGATCCTCGAGGCGATCCGGCTCGACTGA
- a CDS encoding DUF4388 domain-containing protein yields the protein MHGPLHEIGLVEVLQLLGRGARHGTLQVVGLDPAAPRTVRLCAGRVVSVEPDAGEAAVERALVARHLSITDAIRPDLAAESRDAMRQELAMRTLAAMLHWTRGRFDFAEEPVRDGPLDIAVDTILLELVGRESQRVELAALLDDFHAIPVFVADDRLALGTPPELDPLDWRILDAVDGRRDVSAIAGTLDEPLETVGDRVRALQGATILELAAAPANDALAARAAIEAGRYDDAVALLEQRVGSVRSDREAWRLLGLAEVGAGRFDRAIRAWEAWQQADPTLAQEAGALIAAARTMLEALHDHRE from the coding sequence ATGCACGGGCCACTGCACGAGATCGGGTTGGTCGAGGTGCTGCAACTGCTGGGACGCGGCGCGCGGCACGGGACCTTGCAGGTGGTCGGACTGGATCCGGCGGCACCGCGCACGGTCAGGTTGTGCGCCGGCAGGGTCGTCTCGGTCGAACCCGACGCGGGCGAGGCGGCCGTCGAACGAGCCCTGGTGGCACGCCACCTCTCGATCACCGATGCGATCCGACCCGACCTCGCAGCCGAGTCGCGCGACGCGATGCGGCAAGAACTCGCGATGCGGACCCTTGCGGCGATGCTGCACTGGACGCGGGGGCGATTCGACTTCGCCGAGGAGCCGGTCCGCGACGGACCGCTCGACATCGCGGTCGACACCATCCTGCTGGAATTGGTCGGGCGGGAGTCGCAGCGGGTGGAATTGGCGGCCCTTCTCGACGACTTCCACGCCATTCCGGTCTTTGTGGCGGATGATCGGCTCGCGCTGGGAACGCCACCGGAGCTCGATCCGCTTGATTGGCGGATCCTCGATGCGGTGGATGGACGCCGGGACGTCAGTGCCATCGCCGGAACCCTCGACGAGCCGCTGGAAACCGTTGGTGATCGCGTCCGGGCACTGCAGGGGGCCACTATACTTGAACTGGCGGCGGCACCGGCCAACGACGCCTTGGCGGCGCGCGCCGCCATCGAGGCGGGCCGCTACGACGACGCGGTCGCGCTGTTGGAACAGCGGGTCGGCAGTGTCCGCTCCGATCGCGAGGCGTGGCGGTTGCTAGGCCTCGCTGAAGTCGGGGCAGGGCGGTTCGACCGCGCCATCCGCGCGTGGGAAGCTTGGCAACAGGCCGACCCGACATTGGCGCAGGAAGCCGGGGCCCTGATCGCCGCCGCACGCACCATGCTGGAGGCATTGCACGACCATCGTGAGTGA
- a CDS encoding isoleucine--tRNA ligase yields the protein MSADETPSTNPTAARHPAWPDGGADALERDLLARWESEGLFQQVQAATADGEGFVFFEGPPTANGRPGIHHVFSRTIKDLICRYQAMQGKRVTRIAGWDTHGLPVELEVEKQLGFAGKKDIEAYGVAEFSKKCLESVFTYRDEWVQLSNRTGYWLDYDNAYVTCTKEYVESVWWLLQRLFQKELLYRGHRVSPYCPRCGTVLSSHELALGYAEVKDKSVYVTFPLSDGSGRELVVWTTTPWTLPSNVAVAVNPELEYAEFTSPAHPGRTFVLAASRAAKAAELLGEGTTMGASVPGAQLAGLRYARPFDIVTMPADGAHSIVVTGAFVTADDGSGLVHMAPAFGADDYAAGREHGLALVRPVAGDGTFVGTSWPELNGKLVTADDTNEMLIRKLKELGRHLKTEQYIHSYPHCWRCHSKLIYYARESWFVRTSSVKARMQELNAGIAWHPPEVGTGRFGEWLGNNVDWALSRKRYWGTPLPIWVSDRDPEYVEVIGSYAELKEKAGFTPTGDLDVHKPWVDEITWPAPGGGTMRRVPEVIDTWFDSGSMPYAQWHYPFENVDQFERHFPADYICEGIDQTRGWFYSLLAIGTAAFDAAPYRNVIVNELVLDASGQKMSKSKGNVVDPWKLVEKHGADAARLYMVLSSQVWQPKRFDERQLVETAGGFLNTLRASYHFFSLYAGPDGAAAPAAADRPLADRWLLGRLDATVAAVRAAFDGYDVTTGVRALTEFVVDDLSNWWVRLNRGRFWAPGREADPSAVATMREALVSVSRLLAPAAPFASDWLHRAMTGTSVHLAPFPVDAGRLDPALDRAMDGIRRLASLGRAARETASLRVRQPLATIRVAVPVEVRGADFDALIPLLQGETNVKRVEIVTSDADLVRLRGKPNFRTLGKRFGAEVKGVAASVALLTAEQLRALEQGESVTADYLLLPEDVTIEREVVTDWPVASAGPFVVALDPVVTPALAQEGLARELVSRVQRLRKDAGFAVSARIALSLTGDAALLDAARVHQEYIAGETLAREFTIGEAATEPDRQEAFEVEGHAGALAVRQLGNGRTPSGPAQVNAS from the coding sequence GTGAGCGCTGACGAAACACCCTCGACCAATCCCACCGCCGCCCGCCACCCTGCGTGGCCGGACGGTGGCGCCGACGCGCTCGAGCGCGATCTCCTCGCGCGCTGGGAATCGGAGGGGCTCTTCCAGCAGGTGCAGGCCGCGACCGCCGATGGCGAAGGCTTCGTATTCTTCGAGGGTCCGCCGACCGCCAATGGTCGCCCCGGCATTCACCACGTCTTCTCGCGCACGATCAAGGACCTGATCTGCCGCTACCAGGCGATGCAGGGGAAGCGCGTCACGCGGATCGCCGGCTGGGACACGCACGGCCTCCCGGTCGAGCTCGAGGTCGAGAAGCAACTCGGCTTTGCCGGCAAGAAGGACATCGAAGCGTATGGCGTCGCCGAGTTCTCGAAGAAGTGCCTCGAGAGCGTCTTCACCTATCGTGACGAATGGGTGCAGCTCTCGAACCGCACCGGTTACTGGCTCGATTACGACAACGCCTACGTGACCTGCACGAAGGAGTATGTCGAGTCGGTCTGGTGGTTGCTGCAGCGGCTCTTCCAGAAGGAGCTGCTCTACCGCGGCCATCGCGTCTCGCCGTACTGCCCGCGCTGCGGCACGGTGCTGTCGTCGCACGAACTCGCGCTGGGCTACGCCGAGGTGAAGGACAAGTCGGTGTACGTCACCTTCCCGCTGAGCGATGGCTCGGGGCGCGAGCTCGTCGTCTGGACCACCACGCCGTGGACGTTGCCGAGCAACGTGGCGGTCGCGGTGAATCCGGAGCTGGAGTACGCGGAGTTCACGTCGCCGGCGCATCCGGGGCGGACCTTCGTGCTCGCGGCGTCGCGTGCGGCCAAGGCAGCAGAGCTGCTGGGCGAGGGCACCACGATGGGCGCCAGTGTGCCGGGGGCGCAACTCGCCGGGCTCCGCTACGCGCGGCCGTTCGACATCGTGACGATGCCGGCCGACGGGGCGCATTCCATTGTGGTGACGGGCGCGTTCGTCACCGCCGATGACGGCTCGGGCCTGGTGCACATGGCGCCCGCCTTCGGCGCGGACGACTACGCCGCGGGCCGCGAGCATGGCCTCGCCCTGGTGCGGCCCGTTGCGGGCGACGGCACCTTCGTCGGCACGTCGTGGCCGGAGCTGAATGGCAAGCTCGTGACGGCCGACGACACCAACGAGATGCTGATCCGGAAGCTCAAGGAGCTCGGCCGGCATCTCAAGACTGAGCAGTACATCCACAGCTATCCGCACTGCTGGCGCTGCCACAGCAAGCTGATCTACTACGCCCGCGAGTCGTGGTTCGTGCGGACGTCGTCGGTCAAGGCGCGGATGCAGGAGCTGAACGCCGGGATCGCGTGGCACCCGCCCGAAGTCGGCACCGGACGGTTCGGCGAATGGCTCGGCAACAACGTCGACTGGGCGCTGTCACGCAAGCGCTACTGGGGCACGCCGCTGCCGATCTGGGTCAGCGACCGCGACCCGGAGTATGTCGAGGTGATCGGCTCCTATGCGGAGCTCAAGGAGAAGGCCGGCTTCACGCCGACCGGCGACCTCGACGTGCACAAGCCGTGGGTTGACGAGATCACCTGGCCCGCGCCGGGCGGTGGCACCATGCGCCGCGTGCCGGAAGTGATCGACACCTGGTTCGACTCGGGGTCGATGCCGTACGCGCAGTGGCACTATCCGTTCGAGAACGTCGACCAGTTCGAGCGGCACTTCCCGGCCGACTACATCTGCGAGGGGATCGACCAGACGCGCGGCTGGTTCTACTCGCTGCTGGCGATCGGCACGGCGGCGTTCGATGCCGCACCGTATCGCAATGTCATCGTGAACGAGCTGGTGCTCGACGCCAGCGGCCAGAAGATGTCGAAGAGCAAGGGCAACGTCGTCGATCCGTGGAAGCTGGTCGAGAAGCACGGCGCCGATGCGGCGCGTCTCTACATGGTGCTCTCGAGTCAGGTCTGGCAGCCGAAGCGCTTCGACGAGCGGCAACTCGTCGAGACCGCAGGTGGCTTCCTCAACACGCTGCGCGCGTCGTACCACTTCTTCTCGCTGTACGCCGGCCCCGATGGCGCGGCGGCCCCGGCCGCGGCGGACCGTCCCCTCGCCGATCGCTGGCTGCTGGGGCGTCTCGACGCCACGGTGGCGGCGGTGCGGGCGGCGTTCGATGGCTACGACGTGACCACTGGTGTGCGCGCGCTGACCGAGTTCGTCGTCGACGATCTGTCGAACTGGTGGGTGCGGCTCAATCGTGGTCGCTTCTGGGCGCCCGGCCGCGAGGCCGATCCGTCGGCGGTGGCCACCATGCGCGAGGCGCTCGTCTCGGTGTCGCGCCTGCTCGCCCCGGCGGCGCCGTTCGCCAGCGACTGGCTCCACCGGGCGATGACGGGAACCTCGGTGCACCTGGCGCCGTTCCCGGTGGATGCTGGCCGCCTGGACCCGGCGCTCGATCGGGCCATGGACGGCATCCGGCGCCTGGCCTCGCTCGGCCGTGCGGCGCGCGAGACGGCATCGCTTCGGGTCCGGCAGCCGCTCGCCACGATCCGCGTGGCCGTCCCGGTCGAGGTGCGCGGCGCCGACTTCGACGCGTTGATTCCGCTGCTGCAGGGCGAGACCAACGTCAAGCGTGTCGAGATCGTGACGTCGGACGCCGATCTTGTCCGTCTGCGCGGCAAGCCGAACTTCCGGACCCTCGGCAAGCGCTTCGGCGCCGAGGTGAAGGGGGTCGCCGCGTCGGTGGCGTTGCTCACGGCCGAGCAGCTCCGCGCACTGGAGCAGGGCGAGAGCGTGACTGCCGATTACCTGCTCCTCCCCGAGGACGTGACCATCGAACGGGAAGTGGTCACCGATTGGCCCGTGGCGAGCGCGGGGCCGTTCGTGGTCGCGCTCGATCCGGTGGTGACGCCGGCGCTGGCCCAGGAAGGGCTCGCGCGCGAGTTGGTGAGCCGTGTCCAGCGGCTCCGGAAGGATGCCGGCTTTGCGGTGAGCGCGCGCATTGCGCTCTCGTTGACGGGAGATGCCGCATTGCTTGACGCGGCGCGGGTGCATCAGGAATACATCGCCGGCGAGACGCTGGCGCGCGAGTTCACGATCGGGGAGGCCGCGACGGAGCCTGATCGGCAGGAGGCATTCGAAGTCGAAGGACACGCTGGCGCACTCGCGGTACGCCAGCTCGGGAACGGTCGGACCCCTTCCGGCCCTGCACAGGTGAACGCATCGTGA
- a CDS encoding chemotaxis protein CheW — MTEARRARYVALFAAESRSLLAGARRALAAWLDAPAERAPADEVFRTLHTIKGMAASLEYEAIAELAHTTESALVAVRDSGDPADRTWLRDLEATLDQIALGCEAAAAAEGEAAPGEQAAAPARIVRVDLDRLDALFEDLGGLVTARQELERHAERDTLSPVARAAQVMARRLDTLQDRILHVRLAPLSEVFERIPPIVRDLARQLGKEVTVQVQGEALEVDRAVLDQLAEPLIHLLRNAVDHGLESPDVRRALGKRPAGSVTLKARRDRDSVVLELSDDGRGIDRAAVAARAVAQGILESDASLNDDGLLAVLARPGFSTAASVTDVSGRGVGLDVVASRLHDLGASLSLTTVPGRGTTFVVRLPTRLGIVRALVASIGEERYVMPLTHVAEFLPWEPEAVQHVDGRAVIELRGELIPVLDLRRLLLYRGEAPPARRPALVFEANGQRVALLADAIHGQVDAVVQPLDRPRGMPRWITGATVLDNGRPALLLDLASVV; from the coding sequence ATGACCGAGGCGCGGCGGGCGCGGTACGTCGCGCTCTTCGCGGCGGAGTCGCGCTCGCTGCTGGCCGGCGCGCGCCGCGCCCTCGCGGCCTGGCTCGACGCCCCCGCCGAGCGCGCCCCGGCCGACGAAGTCTTCCGCACGCTTCACACCATCAAAGGAATGGCCGCCTCGCTCGAATACGAGGCGATCGCCGAACTGGCGCACACCACGGAGAGCGCGCTGGTCGCCGTGCGCGACAGCGGGGACCCGGCGGACCGGACCTGGCTTCGTGACCTCGAGGCGACCCTCGACCAGATCGCCCTCGGCTGCGAAGCCGCCGCCGCGGCCGAAGGGGAGGCTGCACCGGGCGAACAGGCCGCCGCACCGGCCCGCATCGTCCGCGTCGACCTCGATCGCCTCGACGCGCTGTTCGAGGACCTCGGCGGGTTGGTGACCGCTCGGCAGGAACTCGAACGCCACGCCGAGCGGGACACCCTCTCGCCGGTGGCTCGTGCGGCGCAGGTGATGGCGCGCCGCCTCGACACGCTCCAGGACCGGATTCTCCATGTTCGCCTCGCCCCCTTGAGCGAGGTGTTCGAGCGAATTCCGCCGATCGTGCGCGACCTTGCCCGGCAGCTTGGCAAGGAGGTGACGGTGCAGGTGCAGGGCGAGGCGCTGGAGGTGGACCGGGCCGTGCTCGATCAACTGGCCGAACCGCTGATCCACCTGCTGCGAAACGCCGTGGACCACGGCCTCGAGTCGCCGGACGTGCGCCGCGCGCTCGGCAAGCGCCCCGCCGGGTCGGTGACGCTCAAGGCACGCCGTGACCGGGATTCGGTGGTGCTCGAACTGAGCGATGATGGCCGCGGTATCGATCGAGCGGCCGTCGCCGCGCGGGCGGTGGCGCAGGGGATTCTCGAATCCGATGCTTCGCTCAATGACGACGGCTTGCTCGCCGTGCTGGCGCGCCCCGGCTTCAGCACCGCCGCCTCGGTGACGGATGTCTCCGGCCGCGGCGTCGGGCTCGATGTCGTGGCGTCTCGATTGCATGACCTCGGCGCATCGCTATCGCTCACCACGGTGCCCGGGCGGGGAACGACCTTCGTGGTGCGGTTGCCGACCCGGCTCGGCATTGTCCGTGCGCTGGTCGCCTCGATCGGTGAGGAGCGGTACGTGATGCCGCTGACGCACGTCGCCGAGTTCCTGCCATGGGAGCCGGAGGCGGTGCAACACGTTGATGGCCGGGCGGTCATCGAGTTGCGCGGCGAGCTGATCCCGGTGCTCGACCTGCGGCGCTTGCTGCTCTATCGCGGCGAGGCGCCGCCGGCTCGACGTCCGGCGCTGGTGTTCGAAGCCAACGGGCAGCGGGTCGCCCTCCTGGCCGATGCGATTCACGGCCAGGTCGATGCCGTGGTGCAGCCGCTGGATCGACCGCGCGGGATGCCACGGTGGATCACCGGCGCCACGGTCCTCGACAACGGGCGACCGGCGTTGCTGCTCGACCTGGCCAGCGTAGTGTAG